One window of the Pelobates fuscus isolate aPelFus1 chromosome 12, aPelFus1.pri, whole genome shotgun sequence genome contains the following:
- the EFEMP2 gene encoding EGF-containing fibulin-like extracellular matrix protein 2: MMLCLFSLLLCLLLVPSRQQEGESPNSFTECTDGYEWDPEKQHCKDINECQTIPDACKGEMKCINHYGGYLCLPRSASVISDSQTESAIHDPPPPPPHNTEAQDIQCPAGYQPDSPGLGTCVDVDECAYQLDDCLPSQECVNAPGGFHCKCPDGYRKIGNECVDIDECRYRYCQHRCVNSPGSFTCQCEPGFQLASNNRSCVDVNECSMGAPCQQRCYNTYGTFLCRCNQGYELDRDGYTCNDVDECSYSSYLCQHQCVNEPGRFSCICPEGYQLLGTRLCQDINECETDAHTCSESQNCINFHGGYRCVEKNRCKEPYIQVADNRCMCPSGNPLCRDEPGSVVYRYMSITSDRSVPSDIFQIQATSVYPGAYNTFQIRSGNEQGDFYIRQINNISAMLVLARPVNGPQEFVLDLEMLTSNSLLSYRSSSVLRLTVFVGGYAF, translated from the exons Atg ATGCTGTGTCTCTTCTCCCTACTACTTTGTCTTCTCCTGGTTCCAAGTAGACAGCAAGAGGGTGAATCACCAAACAGCTTCACG GAATGCACAGATGGATATGAATGGGATCCAGAGAAGCAGCATTGCAAAG ATATTAATGAGTGTCAGACAATACCTGATGCCTGTAAGGGGGAGATGAAGTGTATTAATCATTATGGGGGTTACCTGTGCCTTCCTCGCTCTGCTTCGGTAATCAGTGACTCCCAAACAGAATCTGCTATTCATGATCCGCCCCCTCCGCCGCCACATAACACAGAAGCACAGGACATCCAATGTCCAGCAGGCTACCAGCCCGACTCACCAGGGCTTGGTACCTGTGTAG ATGTGGATGAATGTGCATATCAACTGGATGACTGCCTGCCCAGCCAGGAGTGTGTCAATGCACCAGGTGGCTTTCACTGCAAATGCCCAGATGGCTACAGAAAGATAGGGAACGAGTGTGTAG ATATAGATGAGTGTCGATACAGGTACTGTCAGCATCGCTGCGTTAACTCTCCTGGATCTTTTACTTGTCAGTGTGAGCCAGGATTCCAGCTGGCATCCAATAACCGTTCCTGCGTGG ATGTTAATGAATGCTCCATGGGTGCACCATGCCAGCAACGCTGCTATAACACCTATGGAACTTTCTTGTGTCGCTGCAATCAGGGTTATGAATTGGATCGTGATGGCTATACCTGCAATG ACGTTGATGAATGCAGTTACTCCAGTTACCTGTGCCAGCACCAGTGTGTTAATGAACCTGGGCGCTTTTCCTGTATCTGCCCAGAAGGATACCAGCTGTTAGGCACTCGATTATGCCAAG ATATCAATGAATGTGAAACAGATGCCCATACGTGCTCTGAATCTCAGAACTGCATCAACTTCCATGGAGGTTATCGCTGTGTGGAAAAGAATCGTTGCAAGGAGCCTTATATACAAGTAGCCGACAA CCGATGTATGTGTCCATCAGGTAATCCACTTTGCCGGGATGAGCCAGGCTCTGTGGTGTATCGGTATATGAGCATTACGTCAGACAGGAGTGTCCCTTCAGATATATTCCAGATCCAGGCAACCAGTGTATACCCTGGGGCGTACAATACTTTCCAGATCCGTTCTGGAAATGAGCAAGGAGATTTTTACATCAGA CAAATCAATAACATAAGTGCTATGCTTGTCCTGGCTCGTCCAGTCAACGGTCCCCAGGAATTCGTTCTTGATCTTGAGATGCTGACTTCAAATTCCCTGCTTAGTTACCGTTCCAGCTCAGTGCTCAGACTTACCGTGTTTGTGGGAGGATATGCCTtctaa